From the genome of Persephonella sp.:
AAAAAATCTATATGCCCTTATTTAAAAGCCGTTTAAAAAGATGGATATTCCTCGGTGTAATGGGATTGTTACTTCTGATATCTGTTGGAATGATTGTTAAAAGAGCCGTTCTTGTAAAAATGCTACCTTATGATAACAAAAGTGAACTGTTTATTGTCCTTGATATGCCAGAAGGAACAACTCTGGAAACTACATATACCGTAGCTAAAAAGCTTGCTGATTATGTCAAAAATGTGTCGGAAGTGGAAAACTATGTAATATATGCAGGAGTTCCTGCACCATTTGATTTTAACGGTCTTGCAAGGCACTACTATCTAAGAAAAGCACCTTACTATGCAATGATAAAGGTAAATCTTATTGGAAAACATGAAAGAAAAGCCCAGTCCCACGAAATAGCAGAAAGAATAAGAGATGATATAGCAAAAATTGCCAAAGCAAACGGTGCAAAATATGTGGCTGTTGTGGAACCTCCACCGGGACCACCGGTGCTTTCTCCGATAGTGGCTGAGGTATATGGTCCAGATTATAATGAGCAGTTAAAAATTGCACATAAAATAAAGAAAATATTTGAACAAACACCGGGAATTATTGATGTAGGAATATACGCAAATCTACCTCAGAGGGAATATATCCTGAAAATAGATAGGGAAAAGGTCAAACAGTATCACTTGAACGAAGAAATAATAGTTAAAACAATGAGAGTTGCACTTGCAGGATACGATGTCGGTCTCCTGTATTCAGATAAAGATATAGAACCTGTCAAATTATTTGTTAGACTTGATGATAAAAGTAGAACATCACTTGAAAAATTACTTGCGATGAAAATACCAACACCAAAAGGTGGTATTCCAATTGGAACATTTGTTAAAGTAGAAAAAGGCAGCACACAACACGATATTTACAGGAAAAATCTGCAAAAAGTGGTTTATGTAATTGCTAATGTTAATGATTCTGTCGGTTCTCCAGTTTATCCAATTATAGACCTGTGGGATAAGATAAAAGAGATTAAAACTCCTGATGGGAAAGGAATTACAGAGCTCTTAACCCATCAACCTGAAATAGAAGACAAATACTATGTAAAATGGGACGGAGAATGGCAGATAACATATGAAACATTCAGGGATATGGGAATTGCTTTTGCAGTTGCAATTGTAGTTCTGTATATGCTTCTGGTTGGATGGTTTGGTTCATTTAGAATGCCTGCAGTAATAATGTCTCCAATTCCATTTACACTGGTTGGTATAATCCCGGGACACTGGCTTATGGGAGCATTCTTTACAGCAACTTCTATGATTGGATTTATAGCCCTTGCAGGTATTATTCTCAGGAACTCTATACTGCTTGTTCAGTTTGCAGAAGATAAGCTAAAAGAGGGATACTCTGTTGAAGAAGCGCTTCTTGAAGCTGGTATAGTTAGAACAAGGCCAATTCTATTGACAGCTGCTGCGATTATCGTTGGTGCTTTTGTTATTATATTTGACCCGATATTTAATGGTCTTGCTATTGCTCTGATATTTGGAACAGGTGCTTCAACCCTGATTACACTGGTTGTTGTTCCAGTTCTGTATTACATGATAGAAAGAAAAAGAGCACTTACACTTGGTATGGCACCTGCTGTTCCAATTGATGAAAAACCAGAAAAATAATCATATAGGGGCGTCTTCGCCCCTTTTATTTTTGTTTAAAATTTCGTATATAAATTTTTAAATTTGTTCCCCAAATACTTTCAGGAAAAAATATCTGCTTTCTGACCCATTATCAAATTGTTTATTATATTAAACAAAATTTGATATAATTTGTTTATTATGGAAAACATTTTTAGTTTATTTCAGGAAAGATTTATAAGTTTACTTGCCAGATTTGATATTAGCTATAAAAGGTATTTTTATAAAAAAATAAATCTAAACGATAAATTAATTGGTATTATCGGGGCAAGAGGAGTTGGGAAAACAACATTTCTTTTACAATATCTCAAAGAAAATAAGCTTCCGATTTCAAAAAAACTTTATATATCAGCAGACAGTATAGAATTCAGTGATATTTCTCTATTTGAGTTCGCAAAATATTTTGAAAGTGTTGGAGGAAAAGTCTTAGTAATAGATGAGATTCATAAATATAAAGATTTTGAAAAACATTTAAAGCAAATTTATGATTTTTTAAATCTGAAAGTTTTATTTTCAGGTTCCTCAGCTATCAGATTGGAACACTCCAAAAGTGATTTAAGCAGAAGGGCTGCAATTTATAAAGTAAATGGTCTGTCTTATAGAGAGTTTTTAGAATTAAAACTTGGAGTTTCATTTAAAAGCTATACTCTTAAA
Proteins encoded in this window:
- a CDS encoding efflux RND transporter permease subunit, yielding MDKIKKQYGLAGKIAKAFINSPLTPLLVLASLLMGLFAVLTTPRDEEPQIVVPMIDIMVPAPGKQAKEVDKLITKPLEKIMWEVSGVEYVYSYAGDGFGITTVRFYVGTDPEDALVRLYSKLNSNMYRMPPGTMRPIVKPKSIDDVPILALTFYSDKYSSYELRRFVEQVEDELKQLTNVTETTIIGSKPKTINIYFDQAKLNAYHIMLPQVVQALQQANFTLPSGEIDENNYKVKVRTGQFLKTVEDVKNVVIGVYNNKPIFIKDVAKVFEGEGEPTNYVEFGYGVQGEGDRHKIYNAVTLAIAKKTGSNAVFVAEDILHKLKEIQEKYLPKDVHVKVTRNYGETATEKANELIEHLLIATFSIVLLIAVTLGWRESLIVAVTIPVTLAIALFLSELYGYSLNRVTLFALIFSIGILVDNSIVVLENIHRWLEMRKLPPDEAAVVATDEVGNPTILATFAVIVALLPMAFVTGMMGPYMRPIPVNSSVAMFFSMLVAFILTPYLAIRWLKHEVEELTPRDLEKEEEETAGVLAKLFEKIYMPLFKSRLKRWIFLGVMGLLLLISVGMIVKRAVLVKMLPYDNKSELFIVLDMPEGTTLETTYTVAKKLADYVKNVSEVENYVIYAGVPAPFDFNGLARHYYLRKAPYYAMIKVNLIGKHERKAQSHEIAERIRDDIAKIAKANGAKYVAVVEPPPGPPVLSPIVAEVYGPDYNEQLKIAHKIKKIFEQTPGIIDVGIYANLPQREYILKIDREKVKQYHLNEEIIVKTMRVALAGYDVGLLYSDKDIEPVKLFVRLDDKSRTSLEKLLAMKIPTPKGGIPIGTFVKVEKGSTQHDIYRKNLQKVVYVIANVNDSVGSPVYPIIDLWDKIKEIKTPDGKGITELLTHQPEIEDKYYVKWDGEWQITYETFRDMGIAFAVAIVVLYMLLVGWFGSFRMPAVIMSPIPFTLVGIIPGHWLMGAFFTATSMIGFIALAGIILRNSILLVQFAEDKLKEGYSVEEALLEAGIVRTRPILLTAAAIIVGAFVIIFDPIFNGLAIALIFGTGASTLITLVVVPVLYYMIERKRALTLGMAPAVPIDEKPEK